Below is a window of Frigoribacterium sp. SL97 DNA.
CCGATCCTCGGCACGGTGCAGCTCGAGCGCACCCCCGAGCACCTCCGCGGGCGGGTCTTCGGACTGGTCACCGCGGGAGCCTGGGCCGGCATCCCGGCCGGCGCCCTGCTCGGCGGGGTCGCGGCCGACACGATCGGGCTGACGGTCGCGTTCGGCATCGTCGCCGTGGTCTACACGACCGTCACGCTCGCCCCGCTCACCGGCGGTCACTGGCGGCTGATGGAGCGTCGGGGCCCGACCGGCGGCCGGCCACCTGCACCCTCGCTGTGAGTCGGGGCGACCCCGGCGCATCGGCAGGTCGGACCGAGCCTGTTTCCAGGCGACGTGTAGTTAGCTCGTCCGGTGACTGCTCACCCGACCCTCTCGACGACGCCTGCCGTCCGTCGACGGGTCACGGGTCGTTGGGTGGTCGCGTCGTCGGCCTCGCTCGTCGTGCTGGCAGGCGTGTACACGATCGCGGTCCTCACCGAGACCGGCCAGTCCATCGAGGACAGCATCCTCCGCTCGGTCGACGGCACCACGTTGTTGCAGTCCGGGGTCGCGCTCGACGCCATCTCTCCCCCGGCCGTGCTGCTGGTCGTCGCCCTCACGATGGTGGTGGCGTTCGTCCGCCGCCGGCCCGGGTCGGCCGTCCAGGCGGGCGTGCTGATCATCGGCGCGACGGTCACCACCCAGGTGCTCAAGCAGCTCGCGCCCCGCCCCGAGCTGACGGGCGAGCTCTACGGCAACAGCTTCCCCAGCGGGCACGTCACGGTCGCCGTCGCCGCGGTCCTGGCGATCATGACCACCTTCGGTCGGCACGCCCGGCCCCTGTTCTACATGGTCGGTGCGGCGTTCGCGGCCGTCGTCGCCGAGCAGACCGTCGCCTTCGGCTGGCACCGCTGCAGCGACGTCGTCGGCGCCTGCGCCGTGGCCCTGCTCTGGCTCGGCCTCGTCCGCATCGCCGCCGCCCGCCTCTCACGTGACCCTCGCGGCCGCGACGACGTGGGCCCCCGGTCGCACGGGGCCACCTCGGTGGTGCTGGGCCTCGCCTTGGTCGTCTGCCTCACCCTGTCGGGCG
It encodes the following:
- a CDS encoding phosphatase PAP2 family protein, translated to MTAHPTLSTTPAVRRRVTGRWVVASSASLVVLAGVYTIAVLTETGQSIEDSILRSVDGTTLLQSGVALDAISPPAVLLVVALTMVVAFVRRRPGSAVQAGVLIIGATVTTQVLKQLAPRPELTGELYGNSFPSGHVTVAVAAVLAIMTTFGRHARPLFYMVGAAFAAVVAEQTVAFGWHRCSDVVGACAVALLWLGLVRIAAARLSRDPRGRDDVGPRSHGATSVVLGLALVVCLTLSGAIWSIGIGSDMSLTTSTGQGVLMGARLAAAGVVLVTCWIAWKLDRKA